In Prevotella sp. HUN102, the genomic window TACGATGTCGCCTTTCGAGATTTTATCGTTCTTTCCCTTACCTATATATAAGGTAGCCATCGTGGGTTGTTTTATCTCGGGCAGACTTTCGGGCAGCGAGAAACTTTCCGTTTCCTGTTCCACATATTCCGGAATCTGTTCTTCCGGCCCGAGAATGAAATAGGAATTGCCCTCCTTGTCCCATCGTGCCGTTCTTCCCACACGATGAACGTACTCGTCTTTGCTTTCGGGCAAATGATAATGGATGATGCTGTCTACATCGGGTATGTCCAGACCACGCGCACCCAAATTCGTGCTGACGAGGATGTTTGCCGAACCGTTGGCAAAACGATAGAGTGCAGCCTCGCGTTCCTTCTGCTCCAAACCACCGTGGAAGAGCGAAACTCCGAAACCTTTCTCTTGCAAATAGGTTGCCGTGCGAACCACTGCGTCCCGATAGTTCAGGAAAACAATGCTGCTCTTCTCGCCTAAATACAGCAAGAGGTTGGAAAGGCTCTCCAATTTGTCCTTCGATTCGCTTTTCAACTGGAAGAACCGGATTCTGTTCCGATTTCCACCCTCCGAACTTCTGTAATCTATTCTTTCGGACTTCTGCAATCTTACGAATTTCGGTATGGACTCGGCTTCCGTTGCGGAAAGGAGGATACGGTGGCGCACCGTCGGCAACTTGCCCACCACTTGCTCCATTTCGTTCTGGAAACCCATTTCAAGACACTTGTCGAACTCGTCGATAACGAGCCATTGCACGCTCTCCGTACCGAAGTTTCCTTTATCCAGATGGTCGTTCAGCCTGCCGGGAGTGGCAAACAGAATCTGCGGCTTCGTCTCGCGGAGTATTCTGTGCTCGTCCATCGTGGGCCTGCCGCCATACAGTGCCATCGCCCTGATGCCGCACTTCATATCCGTAACCACCTGCGCCGACTGCTTTGCCAGTTCTCTTCCCGGCACGAGCACGATTGCCTGAACCTCTTCCTTCGACTTATCCATCAGACAAGCAAGCGGAATCAGGTACGCATAAGTCTTTCCCGTACCCGTGGGAGAGAGCACCACAACGTCCTTGTCGGAATGCAAGATGGCTTCCGACGATGCTTCCTGCATCGGGTTCAGTTCTATACCGAGTGTATCTAATATTTTATCCATCCGTCGGTTGAATTAAGTTTATAAACTGCTCCTTATGGTCGCGAATCGGGAAGTCCGTTACCGAGCACTCCTCTGTAAAGCCATTAGGCTTGAGGTCATGCCACACCTTGCCACGGTTGTCGAGTTCCTTGAGATGGATATGCAGGTTCACAATCTCCTGTCCTGTCTCATCTTTCTTACCAGTGTGTTCCTCAACCTTTGTTACGTCAAAGAAGTCAAGAATACCTTTGGGAAGCAAATAGCTCACAAAGGTTCTGTAATCGAACGAAGAAGTTTTCTTTGCCATGGTGCAAAGGTAATACTTCATCTGCACATAGCAAAACTTCTATTGAGCAAATTCTACAACATTGTGGATAAAGACATACACGGACTATTGAAACTGCGCCGATAAAAATTTAATGATGGCGATTAATAATAAACCAAGCTGCACCAATAGAGATTGGTACAGCTTGTCATCAAATTCAGCCGATATATTTATCCTGGAGAATAAGGAGTCCCCGAATGAATATTACGACTAATATTGCCTTAATAAGGTCATCTATAAAGGAAATGGGTAAGCTTCTTAGAATATCTATTAATATAAAACCTAAAAAATACAGGATCCCACAACCTAAATCTTTAAGTACTTGACTTTTAAGTTTCTCTAATTTCATTTAGCAATTAAGGGTTTCCAGTACAGATGACTGTTTACTGTTGTTGATGTAACCTTGATAAGACCACCACGTCCTTGTCGGAATGCAAGATGGCTTCCGACGATGCTTCCTGCATCGGGGTCAGTTCTATACCGAGCGTATCTAATATTTTATCCATATCTGTTCGTTGAATTAAGTTTATAAATTGCTGACAGCAGAAACGGCATCTGTCTTTGATTTATTCCAATCCAACAGGACGGCAATGCGCTGATGCAGACAATTCCGATACAAAGTTCGGAAAAATCTTCCGAATCTACAAACAATCCGTACAAATCAATCATCAAAAAGACAGTTTTCAATTGTGCGAAGAACGCAGCATAATCTTCGCATACTTGTCGTGCGTTCTTACGAAGAATGCCGTGCAATCTTCGCACGTTTGCAGAACACCCTACAAACGACTGATTTACAAATACTTACAAAACTCAAAACTTCCCACACCTTCTATCTGCTGCAAATGTCTCTCTGATGGTTTATCTGCAAATTGCCGGGCAGAGAATTATTCTTTGCCGATGT contains:
- a CDS encoding DEAD/DEAH box helicase, translated to MDKILDTLGIELNPMQEASSEAILHSDKDVVVLSPTGTGKTYAYLIPLACLMDKSKEEVQAIVLVPGRELAKQSAQVVTDMKCGIRAMALYGGRPTMDEHRILRETKPQILFATPGRLNDHLDKGNFGTESVQWLVIDEFDKCLEMGFQNEMEQVVGKLPTVRHRILLSATEAESIPKFVRLQKSERIDYRSSEGGNRNRIRFFQLKSESKDKLESLSNLLLYLGEKSSIVFLNYRDAVVRTATYLQEKGFGVSLFHGGLEQKEREAALYRFANGSANILVSTNLGARGLDIPDVDSIIHYHLPESKDEYVHRVGRTARWDKEGNSYFILGPEEQIPEYVEQETESFSLPESLPEIKQPTMATLYIGKGKNDKISKGDIVGYLCKKGGLASSDIGKIDVMPRFTYVAVSRTKILQVLKLTKGEKIKGLNTVVEEIR